One Gadus morhua chromosome 13, gadMor3.0, whole genome shotgun sequence genomic window carries:
- the tacc1 gene encoding transforming acidic coiled-coil-containing protein 1 isoform X1 has protein sequence MSWLSPVSWAKWTWTAVRGGEGEDGEGEEGRGEEGEYEGEFRRRAEEEEEERSQGSSSDSEGHFETPEAATPVHAPPSPRELENNNTHADNTGGSPAGTRDGRTRTHADWEPEEHLVVTVPAGVEDPLLGVMGQDEPAAALVASLDIKIQTQKEEEPEERTPHTSASSARAPDTLPTEGKPEILDEPSTTQTVLPPREPTPPPPPAQAPPAQALTPPPAPVQAPAPAPVFAAPAQAPAPAPVFDAPAPAPAPAPVFDASALAPAQAPVFDAPALAPAPAPVFDAPALAPAPAPVFDAPAPAPAPAPAPVFDAPALAPDMNTEPEEASTEASGPPGSTHPDPPAETLPAADPETQLKGPLSHTEPPPTTPAPKPKLTPLKMNAARDETPREDEQAELQPPQANYKFDPDQLDDSFNPFMSGGSKIQNTPPPCDPAFRPRLEPIGSASEPVVKEAEMPAEAPEMPVEAKAVKMEFGLDEGEVTKPPPKRLGGRKTATKVPGKKVRPKVAGGSGKPAPEPTVPDEVPKPAPEPAAAAASITASDPGSLDDVPIPKSKNTFDPSQWDDPDFNPFGSNSAVGSSPTPPKSSYQFDPDNFDDSVDPFKPSKGLSNEEPTVGAPPPESKVTEVAKEKATPQPEKKVRQLPKKNKERSVTNACKTKNIENQTSVPDVCSQEEDEVIVVAPDMTHRVHHATDEEKLASTAIMGQTADLQEDKADTQCSKGLVTTQPSSDITITNGPKMTTSDILEDDDPCSLKRQISKELPVKQLPKVPSSEDQDTLIFTQDGLPLSEMDKAAVLTLIREEIITKEMEANDWKRRYEESREEVMEMRKIVAEYERAVAQMIEDEQQQKSLSGNKTVRQLTMERDQAMADLNSVERSLSDLFRRYENLKTVLEGFKKNEEVLKKCAQEYLMRVKQEEQRYHTLKIHAEEKLDKASEEIAQVRTKAASEGVALGASLRKEQMKVDSLERAVQQKNQEIEELTKICDELIAKLGTD, from the exons CTCTGACTCAGAGGGCCATTTTGAGACCCCGGAAGCAGCCACTCCAGTCCATGCACCCCCCTCACCAAGAGAGCTGGAGAACAACAACACGCATGCAGACAACACAGGTGGGAGCCCCGCAGGAACACGTGatggacgcacacgcacgcatgcag ATTGGGAACCGGAAGAACACCTGGTAGTTACCGTACCTGCGGGTGTAGAGGACCCATTACTCGGGGTCATGGGTCAAGACGAGCCGGCGGCTGCACTGGTTGCCTCGCTGGACATCAAAATCCAAACCCAGAAGGAGGAAGAACCAGAGGAGAGAACCCCCCATACCTCGGCCTCCTCCGCGAGAGCCCCAGACACACTTCCGACTGAGGGAAAGCCGGAAATATTAGATGAACCAAGCACAACTCAAACTGTATTACCGCCCCGAGAGCCaacgccacctcctccaccagctcaaGCTCCACCAGCTCAAGCTCTgactccaccaccagctccagtTCAAGCTCCAGCTCCAGCCCCAGTATTCGCTGCCCCAGCCCAAGCTCCTGCTCCAGCCCCAGTATTTGATGCCCCAGCCCCAGCTCCTGCCCCAGCCCCAGTATTTGATGCCTCAGCCCTGGCTCCTGCCCAAGCCCCAGTATTTGATGCCCCAGCCCTGGCTCCTGCCCCAGCCCCAGTATTTGATGCCCCAGCCCTGGCTCCTGCCCCAGCCCCAGTATTTGATGCCCCAGCCCCAGCTCCTGCTCCTGCCCCAGCCCCAGTATTTGATGCCCCAGCCCTGGCTCCAGATATGAACACAGAGCCGGAGGAGGCCTCCACCGAGGCCAGTGGGCCTCCAGGCAGCACGCATCCAGACCCGCCTGCGGAGACCCTCCCCGCCGCTGACCCTGAAACCCAGCTCAAAGGCCCCCTCAGCCACACGGAGCCCCCCCCGACCACACCGGCCCCTAAGCCCAAGCTCACGCCCCTGAAGATGAACGCAGCGCGGGATGAGACCCCCCGCGAGGACGAGCAGGCGGAGCTTCAGCCTCCCCAGGCCAACTACAAGTTCGACCCGGATCAGCTGGACGACAGCTTTAACCCCTTCATGAGCGGCGGATCCAAGATCCAGAACACGCCCCCGCCCTGCGACCCCGCGTTCCGGCCCAGACTAGAGCCCATCGGCTCCGCGTCCGAGCCCGTGGTCAAAGAAGCGGAAATGCCGGCGGAGGCGCCGGAGATGCCGGTGGAGGCCAAGGCTGTGAAAATGGAGTTTGGTCTGGACGAGGGGGAAGTCACGAAGCCGCCCCCCAAGAGGCTAGGCGGGAGGAAGACGGCCACTAAAGTCCCCGGTAAGAAAGTAAGACCCAAGGTAGCGGGAGGTTCCGGCAAACCGGCCCCAGAACCCACAGTACCCGACGAGGTTCCCAAGCCGGCCCCTGAGCCAGCAGCAGCGGCTGCATCCATCACGGCGTCGGACCCCGGGAGCCTGGACGACGTTCCCATTCCCAAGTCGAAGAACACCTTTGACCCAAGCCAGTGGGACGACCCCGACTTCAATCCTTTCGGGAGCAACAGCGCAGTGGGCAGCTCCCCCACGCCTCCCAAGTCCTCCTATCAATTCGATCCGGACAATTTTGACGATTCTGTGGACCCCTTCAAGCCCTCCAAGGGACTGAGCAACGAGGAGCCCACCGTGGGGGCGCCTCCGCCCGAGAGCAAAGTCACCGAAGTGGCCAAGGAGAAAGCGACGCCTCAGCCAGAGAAGAAAGTCAGACAACTCCCCAAGAAAAACAAGGAGCGGTCAGTCAC GAACGCCTGCAAGACCAAGAACATTGAGAATCAAACCTCGGTCCCTGATGTTTGCAGTCAg gaggaggatgaggttaTTGTTGTGGCTCCAGACATGACTCACAGAGTCCATCACGCCACGGATGAGGAGAAGCTAGCTTCCACCGCCATCATGGGTCAGACGGCGGACCTACAGGAGGACAAGGCGGACACACAATGCAGTAAAGGACTGGTCACCACTCAGCCCAGCAGTGACATCACCATCACCAATG GGCCCAAGATGACAACATCAGACATCCTGGAGGATGATGACCCCTGCAGTCTGAAACGCCAAATA AGCAAGGAGCTCCCTGTGAAGCAGCTCCCCAAGGTCCCGTCCAGCGAGGACCAGGACACCCTGATCTTCACCCAGGACGGCCTGCCTCTCAGTGAGATGGACAAGGCTGCCGTGCTCACCCTcatcagggaggag ATCATCACTAAGGAGATGGAGGCCAACGACTGGAAACGGAGGTACGAGGAGAGCCGAGAAGAGGTGATGGAGATGAG GAAAATAGTTGCAGAATATGAGAGAGCTGTTGCACAGATGATTG AGGATGAACAGCAGCAGAAGTCCCTGTCTGGCAACAAGACGGTCAGGCAGCTGACCATGGAGAGGGACCAGGCCATGGCCGACCTCAACTCTGTGGAGCGCTCCCTCTCCGATCTCTTCAGGAGGTACGAGAACCTCAAGACGGTCCTGGAGGGATTCAAGAAG AACGAGGAGGTGCTGAAGAAATGTGCGCAGGAGTACCTGATGAGGGtcaagcaggaggagcagcggtACCACACACTCAAGATCCACGCCGAGGAGAAACTCGACAA GGCCAGCGAGGAGATAGCCCAGGTGAGGACCAAGGCTGCCTCTGAGGGCGTGGCCCTGGGAGCCAGCCTGAGAAAGGAGCAGATGAAGGTGGACTCCCTGGAGAGAGCTGTCCAGCAAAAG AATCAGGAGATTGAAGAATTGACCAAAATCTGTGATGAACTGATTGCCAAACTGGGAACAGACTGA
- the tacc1 gene encoding transforming acidic coiled-coil-containing protein 1 isoform X5: MGQDEPAAALVASLDIKIQTQKEEEPEERTPHTSASSARAPDTLPTEGKPEILDEPSTTQTVLPPREPTPPPPPAQAPPAQALTPPPAPVQAPAPAPVFAAPAQAPAPAPVFDAPAPAPAPAPVFDASALAPAQAPVFDAPALAPAPAPVFDAPALAPAPAPVFDAPAPAPAPAPAPVFDAPALAPDMNTEPEEASTEASGPPGSTHPDPPAETLPAADPETQLKGPLSHTEPPPTTPAPKPKLTPLKMNAARDETPREDEQAELQPPQANYKFDPDQLDDSFNPFMSGGSKIQNTPPPCDPAFRPRLEPIGSASEPVVKEAEMPAEAPEMPVEAKAVKMEFGLDEGEVTKPPPKRLGGRKTATKVPGKKVRPKVAGGSGKPAPEPTVPDEVPKPAPEPAAAAASITASDPGSLDDVPIPKSKNTFDPSQWDDPDFNPFGSNSAVGSSPTPPKSSYQFDPDNFDDSVDPFKPSKGLSNEEPTVGAPPPESKVTEVAKEKATPQPEKKVRQLPKKNKERSVTNACKTKNIENQTSVPDVCSQEEDEVIVVAPDMTHRVHHATDEEKLASTAIMGQTADLQEDKADTQCSKGLVTTQPSSDITITNGPKMTTSDILEDDDPCSLKRQISKELPVKQLPKVPSSEDQDTLIFTQDGLPLSEMDKAAVLTLIREEIITKEMEANDWKRRYEESREEVMEMRKIVAEYERAVAQMIEDEQQQKSLSGNKTVRQLTMERDQAMADLNSVERSLSDLFRRYENLKTVLEGFKKNEEVLKKCAQEYLMRVKQEEQRYHTLKIHAEEKLDKASEEIAQVRTKAASEGVALGASLRKEQMKVDSLERAVQQKNQEIEELTKICDELIAKLGTD, translated from the exons ATGGGTCAAGACGAGCCGGCGGCTGCACTGGTTGCCTCGCTGGACATCAAAATCCAAACCCAGAAGGAGGAAGAACCAGAGGAGAGAACCCCCCATACCTCGGCCTCCTCCGCGAGAGCCCCAGACACACTTCCGACTGAGGGAAAGCCGGAAATATTAGATGAACCAAGCACAACTCAAACTGTATTACCGCCCCGAGAGCCaacgccacctcctccaccagctcaaGCTCCACCAGCTCAAGCTCTgactccaccaccagctccagtTCAAGCTCCAGCTCCAGCCCCAGTATTCGCTGCCCCAGCCCAAGCTCCTGCTCCAGCCCCAGTATTTGATGCCCCAGCCCCAGCTCCTGCCCCAGCCCCAGTATTTGATGCCTCAGCCCTGGCTCCTGCCCAAGCCCCAGTATTTGATGCCCCAGCCCTGGCTCCTGCCCCAGCCCCAGTATTTGATGCCCCAGCCCTGGCTCCTGCCCCAGCCCCAGTATTTGATGCCCCAGCCCCAGCTCCTGCTCCTGCCCCAGCCCCAGTATTTGATGCCCCAGCCCTGGCTCCAGATATGAACACAGAGCCGGAGGAGGCCTCCACCGAGGCCAGTGGGCCTCCAGGCAGCACGCATCCAGACCCGCCTGCGGAGACCCTCCCCGCCGCTGACCCTGAAACCCAGCTCAAAGGCCCCCTCAGCCACACGGAGCCCCCCCCGACCACACCGGCCCCTAAGCCCAAGCTCACGCCCCTGAAGATGAACGCAGCGCGGGATGAGACCCCCCGCGAGGACGAGCAGGCGGAGCTTCAGCCTCCCCAGGCCAACTACAAGTTCGACCCGGATCAGCTGGACGACAGCTTTAACCCCTTCATGAGCGGCGGATCCAAGATCCAGAACACGCCCCCGCCCTGCGACCCCGCGTTCCGGCCCAGACTAGAGCCCATCGGCTCCGCGTCCGAGCCCGTGGTCAAAGAAGCGGAAATGCCGGCGGAGGCGCCGGAGATGCCGGTGGAGGCCAAGGCTGTGAAAATGGAGTTTGGTCTGGACGAGGGGGAAGTCACGAAGCCGCCCCCCAAGAGGCTAGGCGGGAGGAAGACGGCCACTAAAGTCCCCGGTAAGAAAGTAAGACCCAAGGTAGCGGGAGGTTCCGGCAAACCGGCCCCAGAACCCACAGTACCCGACGAGGTTCCCAAGCCGGCCCCTGAGCCAGCAGCAGCGGCTGCATCCATCACGGCGTCGGACCCCGGGAGCCTGGACGACGTTCCCATTCCCAAGTCGAAGAACACCTTTGACCCAAGCCAGTGGGACGACCCCGACTTCAATCCTTTCGGGAGCAACAGCGCAGTGGGCAGCTCCCCCACGCCTCCCAAGTCCTCCTATCAATTCGATCCGGACAATTTTGACGATTCTGTGGACCCCTTCAAGCCCTCCAAGGGACTGAGCAACGAGGAGCCCACCGTGGGGGCGCCTCCGCCCGAGAGCAAAGTCACCGAAGTGGCCAAGGAGAAAGCGACGCCTCAGCCAGAGAAGAAAGTCAGACAACTCCCCAAGAAAAACAAGGAGCGGTCAGTCAC GAACGCCTGCAAGACCAAGAACATTGAGAATCAAACCTCGGTCCCTGATGTTTGCAGTCAg gaggaggatgaggttaTTGTTGTGGCTCCAGACATGACTCACAGAGTCCATCACGCCACGGATGAGGAGAAGCTAGCTTCCACCGCCATCATGGGTCAGACGGCGGACCTACAGGAGGACAAGGCGGACACACAATGCAGTAAAGGACTGGTCACCACTCAGCCCAGCAGTGACATCACCATCACCAATG GGCCCAAGATGACAACATCAGACATCCTGGAGGATGATGACCCCTGCAGTCTGAAACGCCAAATA AGCAAGGAGCTCCCTGTGAAGCAGCTCCCCAAGGTCCCGTCCAGCGAGGACCAGGACACCCTGATCTTCACCCAGGACGGCCTGCCTCTCAGTGAGATGGACAAGGCTGCCGTGCTCACCCTcatcagggaggag ATCATCACTAAGGAGATGGAGGCCAACGACTGGAAACGGAGGTACGAGGAGAGCCGAGAAGAGGTGATGGAGATGAG GAAAATAGTTGCAGAATATGAGAGAGCTGTTGCACAGATGATTG AGGATGAACAGCAGCAGAAGTCCCTGTCTGGCAACAAGACGGTCAGGCAGCTGACCATGGAGAGGGACCAGGCCATGGCCGACCTCAACTCTGTGGAGCGCTCCCTCTCCGATCTCTTCAGGAGGTACGAGAACCTCAAGACGGTCCTGGAGGGATTCAAGAAG AACGAGGAGGTGCTGAAGAAATGTGCGCAGGAGTACCTGATGAGGGtcaagcaggaggagcagcggtACCACACACTCAAGATCCACGCCGAGGAGAAACTCGACAA GGCCAGCGAGGAGATAGCCCAGGTGAGGACCAAGGCTGCCTCTGAGGGCGTGGCCCTGGGAGCCAGCCTGAGAAAGGAGCAGATGAAGGTGGACTCCCTGGAGAGAGCTGTCCAGCAAAAG AATCAGGAGATTGAAGAATTGACCAAAATCTGTGATGAACTGATTGCCAAACTGGGAACAGACTGA